GTCGAACACGCGGGCGACTTCAAGCGCGATCTGATCCTTGCGGGCAAGGTTGAATTTGCGCTTCTCCAACTGCTTGACGAAGTTCACGCCGGAACCGGTGCCGGTGAAGAAGATTTCATCCGCCTTGAGAAGTTGCTCGCGCTTGAACTTGCCTTCAGTGACCTTGAGACCAAGCTGTTCCTTCGCTAATTGCATGACCGACAAGCGCGTGATGCCGCCGAGCGGACCGCAGTCGATTGACGGCGTGAACAAATTGCCGTCTTTGGCAAAGAAGAGATTCATGATTGAGGCTTCGGAAACGTGGCCCTCGGTTGATGACAAGATGCCGACATCATAGCCTTTCTTCTTGGCTTCGATAGCACTGAAAAATGACAACAAGTAGTTGCCGGTAAGCTTGCCGGCGAAGGTGCCGTCGGTCGGACGTTTCTGCGAGACGAAACAGCAACGATACTGGTTCGCCGAACTAAAGGGAATCGACTGAATGAAAATCGACAGACCGTAGTCGGACGGGCGCATCAAGCCGACGCCTTTTTCACTGCGGTAGACTACCGGACGGATGTAGGTATCCATCTTGACATTGTTCTTCTTGATCAATGCGGCAACGATACCGATGAATTCTTTCTCCGAGACCTTGAAATCGATGTCGAGCATCTTGGTCGAGCGGACGAGGCGCTGATAGTATTTTTCGGGACGATAGAGATACCAGTTCTTCTTGTCTTCGAGATAGTATGCCTTCATTCCCTCAAACGCTGCGGTTCCATAGTTGACAGATTGCATCATCGAGGACATGTTGTTCTGTTCGGGCGAATGGAATTTCCCATTCGTGTACATGAATTTCATAGTCTATCCTTTAGCTGTATTGGCAATGTATTGAATGGCTAATTCGTATCCAGTTATGCCGAGTCCGCTGATCAAGCCCGCGCAACCGGCGGCGGTAATCGACTTGCGGCGAAACTCTTCGCGTTTGTAGATGTTGGAGATGTGGACCTCGACGACCGGGACTTCGACAGCAAGAAGCGCATCAAGAATGACAATTGAGGTGTGGCTGTAGCCGGCGGGATTCATGACGATGCCGGCGACACCTTTGCGGTATTTCTGTACGCAGTCGACGATGTCGCCTTCGGAGTTGAATTGGAAACAGTCGATTTGATAACCGAGTGACTTGCCACATTTCTTCAGCCGACGCTCCAACTCGGGTAGAGTGGTTTTGCCGTAGACCTCGGGCTGGCGTTCGCCAAGTAGGTTAAGGTTTGGACCGTTGATAACGATAATCTTCTTCATGCTTCCAACATCTCTCGCGTCTGCTCATAGGCGCGCGCGAATTGGGAATAGTCTACGCTTTTCACTGTGTGCTCGCCACATCTTTTTAGCAGTACAAAATTGACGGTCGAGCCGGACTTCTTCTTATCGTGCAGAACCCGCTCCCACAGCACCTGCGGCGTGATTTCGCTGAGAGCAAAGCGGCGATAGACTGATAGTATTGGCGATGCCACATTGTCGCAGTCCAAGCCGCTCAGACCTGACAGCTTGCGCGACAGGGCCAACGCAACTATGATCCCGAATGCCACTGATTTGCCGTGCGAATGGCCGGTGACGGCCTCGTAGGCGTGCCCCGTCGTGTGACCAAAGTTCAGGACGCGGCGCAGGTCTTTCTCGAAGGGGTCGCGATTTACAACGTCAACTTTCAAGCGCACCGCTGCGGCAACTAAGTCGGAAAGATCGCCGCCATTAAGATAGTCATCGAGATTCGCAGTGTGCTTGTGGAATGCCTTGCTGTCACGGGCAGCGAAGATTTTGAACGCCTCTACCAAGCCATCGCGAAGTTGATTCTTCCGCAATGTTGCCAAGAATCTCTCGTCGCAAAATACGCGTTTCGGCGGATAGAATGTTCCGGCGATATTCTTGGAGCCGCCGAGATTGATTGCCGTCTTGCCGCCAATTGCGGCATCGACCTGCCCAACCAGCGTTGTCGGGAGCGAGACATAGTCGATTCCACGCATGTAAGTTGACGCTGCGAATCCAGCCAGATCGGTGACGACACCGCCGCCGATTGCGATCAGAAGCGATCTGCGGTCGGCGCCCTGGTCGTGAAGCCAATGCAATAGTTTTCCTGCGCTGTTGATGCTTTTCTGTTTTTCGCCGGAAGGCAGTGCGTAGAACGTTCTCTTTGACAAGGTAGATTTCAGTAAATCGCCGCCATGGAGCCGAACTACATTAGCATCGACAACAAAATGAGTTGAGCTGTGCGCTTGCGATTTAGCATAACGGGCGATCTCTTCAACGAGCCCGGTTCCGATTTCGATGCTGGTTTTGACTTGGGGTAATTGATGATTGTCTTGAGTCTCTTCACGATGCAATCCATTCGCGATACGAGTGCAACACCAATTCGGAAACTTCCAGCGGCGACAGTCCGCTTGTATCGATTTTGTTTGTGATGGTCGCCCATACTTCGCGCCGCCGTGATTCGATTTCCGCGAGTTTGGCGACGGCATCGGTTCCTTCAAGCAAGGGGCGATCATTGCGATACAGCAGCCGATGTGCCAATTCACCGGAAGGCGCAGTCAGAAGCACCACCAGTCCGTTTTTTTGGCAAGTGTCAAGTTCTCTGGTACCGCCAACATCCCTCCACCAGTCGCGATGACCTGTCGATCCTGTTCGCAAAGCTCCGTCAACAAATCGTACTCGCGATCGCGAAAATACTGCTCGCCGTGACGGGCGAAAATTTCGTTGACGGTCATGTTTTCGCGGCGTTCGATTAGTGTATCGGTATCGGCAAAGACAAACCGCAGCGCGTTGGCAACTAAGCGTCCGGTGCTGGTCTTGCCGGTGCCCATCATTCCCGCGAGGAACATATTGGACTTGTCAGCGCTTCTTGACATGCTTTAGAAAAGCCTGAAAGTTCTCGCGCGCTTCACGTATCGAGTCGCCGCCGAATTTCTCGGACATCATATCGGCGATTGCCAGCGCAACGACTGCTTCGCAAACGACGCCTCCGGCAGGAACAATACAGATATCGGAACGAACGTATGGCGCATCGACAGTCTTCTTCGAGGTAAGATTAGTCGTCTTGAGCGGTTTGCCAAGAGTCGAGATCGGTTTGAAGAATGCGCGGATGACGATTTCTTCACCGGTCGAAATGCCCCCGGCAATACCGCCGGAGTTGTTTGATGCTTGATAGTAGCCGCGCTTGGCGCTGTACTTGATAGGATCGTGCACTTGCGAACCGGGCAGTTCGGCGGATTTGATTCCGTCGCCGATTTCGACGCCCTTGACTGACTGCACACCCATGATTGCTGCGGCCAGACGCGTGTCGCAGCGACGATCCCACTGGGCATAGCTGCCAAGTCCGACTGGCGCGCCAGTGACGATGATCTCCGACACGCCGCCGAGCGTGTCAGATTGCTCAACGGCTGAGTCGATGGCGCGGATCATTTTGCGTTCGATGCCTTTGTCGGCGCAGCGGACAGGAGACTTTTCGATTTCCTTGAATTTCGCGGAACTGAATTTGACCGGCGTTTCATTCAGCACGCTTCCGATGCGGCGAGTGTGCGAATAGACATTGATCCCAAATGCCGCCAGGAACTGCTTGGCAACACTGCCGGCCGCAGTGCGAGCAGCAGTCTCGCGTGCAGATGAGCGTTCTATTGCTTTTTGGATGTCGTCGAAGTCGTACTTGAGTACCGCCGGCAAGTCGGCATGACCGGGACGCGGGACGACTTTCTTTTCGCGAGTCTGGTCCTTCCAGTTTTTCCAATCGCGATTCTGAATGAAGATGCTGATTGGGCTGCCGATTGTCTCGCCATCCCAGAGTCCTGCAGTGACGAGCGCAGTATCCTGTTCTATGCGCATTCGGGCGCCGCGTCCATAGCCCATCTGGCGGCGGCGTAAATCGATAGTGATGGCATTGACATCGAGAACAAGTCCGGCAGGGATGCCCTCGATGATTGTCGTAAGTCCCGGGCCGTGTGATTCGCCAGCAGTCAAGTATCTGATCATCGCGACGCTCTCCTGATTACTCGCACAATGTCCTCCGGTTCTACTTCGATTCCAGTCATGATACGAAAGTTGTTTGCCGCTTGAACCGCAAGCATGTATTTGCCATCGACGTGAGTTCTTCTCTTGAAATTAGTATCTGCGTACCGCAATTCAAATATTCGCGTCAACTGCGATATAGCCGTTGAGCCAATCAGCTTCGACAGCGCAATTGGAGTACAGTTGATGCAAAGATCGCATCCAGTGTTTATCGAGGAAGCGTTATCAAGCATCTGTGACTCGTAGTGAGTAAGTCGACGTGCTCCTTGCGCCCACGCCGAGAACGCCTTCTCACGTTCGCCCGAGCGATGATAAACCGTGACGCTGGCGGCACGTTTCGAAGCCAGATAATAGAAAACTGTTCGCGCGGAACCGCCGGAGCCGAGGATGGCAACTTCGGCGCCGTGGATGTCGCATTTGAGTTTGCCCTCTATCGTAGCGGCAATTCCGGCATAGTCGCTGTTGTAAGCGTGAAGGACGCCGCGCTTGTTGATGACGAGATTTGCCGATCCGGTGGCTTTGACGATGTTATCGCGCCGATTGATGACAGAACTGACGCTTTCCTTGAACGGTATGGTGACGTTAAACCCTGCAATCGGCAGAGTGCGGGCGCTGGTCAAGAAATCATTGAGACTTGATGGGTTGATGTCAAAACAGTTGTAAATAGCGTCGACCTTGTGGCGGTGAAACAATGCGCGATAAATCGTCGGCGACAATGAGTAGCTGATATTGCTGCCGAGAATTCCGTACACTGCAGTGTTGGGGATCATTCACGATTCCAGCGTTTTCATGAGTTCGTAAAACTCCGGCGCCGAAACGGAAATCGTATCGCCGTATTCCCCGCTCACATTTCCGGTATTGATGAGATTGATGATCTCGATCATCATCGCAATTCTGTGATCGCCGAGGTGAGCTGCATTGCCCTTATGCGCGCCGAGACCTCCCTGAATGTGAAGCGTATCGCCGGTTAGCTCTGCGCTTCCGCCGAATGCCTTGACGACATCGACTATGGCCGTTGCGCGATCCGATTCTTTGACCCGCAATTCGCCGATGTTATGGAATGACGATTTACCTTCGGCGAACATTGCGGCGACTGCCAAAGCCGGAACTTCGTCAATGTATCGCGCAGTGGTGATGTTTGCCGCGTCGAAACCGCGAAGCGAAGTCGATTTGACAACAAGGTCGCCAACCGGCTCGCCGTGTTGCGAACGGAGATTCTCTTGTTCAATACTCGCACCCATTCCACGCAGTATTTCGAGTGCGCCGGTGCGGGTTTCATTGAGCAGCACGTCGCGTATGATCAATTCACTGCCGGGCATCGCCAATGCGGCCACGATGAAGAACACCGCAGTCGAAATGTCGCCGGGAACGGTGTACGCAAAGCCATCGATTCGCTTGACCGGGCTGAGAATGGAGGTTCGTCCTTCAACATCAATGTTGCAGCCAAGGTGTTTGAGCATGATCTCCGTATGATTGCGCGATTGTTCCGGTTCGGTCACCGAGGTAACGCCCTCGGCATGAAGTCCCGCGAAGAGAATCGCTGATTTTGCCTGTGCGGAAGCCACCGACGTGCTGATGTTTATACCGTGAAGTCTACGGCCTCGTACCGTGACAGGCGGACGGTCATCGGCAGCGGCTGTTGCCAGGTCGCCGCCCATTTGCCGCAGCGGCTCTATCACGCGACGTACCGGTCGTCGGTTGAGCGAGTCATCTCCTGCCAGTCGGCAGTCGACCTTGAGACCCGCAAGTATTCCCAAACTCAATCGCAATGTTGTTCCGGAATTGCCGCAATATAAAATGGCTTCGTCTGTTCGAAGTGCTTCAAATCCGGCACTGACACACTCGACAGAGCCGTTGTCTGTTGCGGCAATCATTCCAAGCTTCTGATACAGCGCGAGCGTTGCATTGACATCGTCGCCGCGCGACAAATTGTTGAGAAGCGATTTGCCCTTTGCTAATGCGGCAAGCATGATAGCGCGGTGCGAAATCGATTTGTCGCCCCCTACTCGAATATCGCCGCGTAAGTTCTTGGTCATATTGATTTCTGTTCTTCCTCTCCGAAGATTCGACGAAATTCCTTTTCCGCCCCGGTGTCAAGCGCTTTCTGTGCACGGTCAAGCCCGGCACGCAGTTCGGCAAGACTGGCTTGAAGATTCGCACGATTGCCCCACAACATTTGGAACACCATTTCGGCATCCGATTTCGCAACCCGGGTAGCGCTGCGATAACTTGGACAGGCAAACGCTTCACCGTGTGCGCTGACAATTGTCTCATTTTCGAATTGCGACTTCAATAAGTATGCGAACAAATGCGGAAGATTGCTTGAAACGGCGAAAATGCGGTCGTGCTCTTCCGGGTTGATCGACAGAGATTTAGCGCCGAGGATATCGACAAGCTCCGTCGCAAGTTCGAGAGCCTGCATTTTGGTCGTACCTGATTTGGTCGTGAAGTAGTTTGCGTTGCGAAACAAGTCGGCGTTCCACGATTGCGCACCCCTTAGCTCCGTGCCTGCCAACGGGTGTCCGCCGACGAAGTTCGTCATCTCGCACTCGTTGGCCGCGATCACGATTTCACTCTTGAGCGATCCGGTATCGGTTACGAGGAGTTTGTCTGACAGCGCCGTCCGATGCTTTTTCATGACACCGGCGATTTGCAGCACCGGCAAGGCGATGATCACGATCTCGGAGTTGTCGGCAACATCTTCCGTGTCGACGGCTATGACATTGACCAGACCTTGTTCGCGCGCCTGGCGACAGAGCGCATCGCTCAGATCACAGGCAGTTATGACCAAATCCGGATTGGCTCGTTTGAGCGCAGCGGCAATCGAGCCGCCGATCTGGCCGAGTCCGACGATACCAATTTTGCAATCGCTGAGAGGCATCACACCGTCTTGCCGACCGCGGCGGCAATGTTTTTGACTTGCTTCATCAATGCTGCGAATTGGTCAAGATTAAGCGACTGATATCCGTCACACATGGCTTTGTCAGGATTGGGATGGATTTCGATAATCAACCCGTCGGCTCCTGCCGCAACCGCTGCAAGCGCGACCGGAAGGATCAAGTGCCTCTCCCCGGTCGCATGTGAAGGATCGAGAATAACCGGAAGATGCGAGAGCGATTTGAGCCCCGGCACCGCCGCGATATCGCAGGTATTGCGCGTAAACTTTTCGAATGTGCGTATGCCGCGCTCACAGAGAATGACATTGTAGTTGCCGTTGGCGAGAATATACTCAGCGGACATGAGAAGTTCTTCGATAGTCGACATCATGCCGCGCTTCAGTAACACTGGACGCGATTGCTTGCCGACCTTTTCGAGCATGGCGAAGTTCTGCATGTTGCGGGCGCCGATTTGAATAATGTCGGCATAGTCGGAAATCAAGTCGACATCATCCTGCGACAAGCACTCGGTCACAATCGGAATTCCGACCTCATCGCGGACGCGGGCGAGAATCTCAAGACCCTTGCGGCCCATGCCTTGAAACGAGTATGGCGAGGTGCGCGGCTTAAAGGCACCACCGCGCAATATGCGAGCGCCGGCTTCCTTGGCGGCGATTGCCGATTCCAGAACTTGCTCGTAACTTTCGACAGCGCACGGCCCGGCCATGACAGTCATGGTACCGTTACCGATTTTGGTTCCATTGAGGCTCACCACTGTCGGCTCAGGTTTGAATTCCAATGAGGCAAGCTTGTACGGCTTGAGGATCGGGATGACAGCCTCGACACCCTGCAGTTGCAGAAGCAGTTCCTTCTCGATACTTCGTTCGTCACCGACGGCGCCGATAATTGTCTTTTCCTCGCCTTGCGAGATATGCGGTTTGAGTCCCAGCTCTTCGATGTGTCGAATGACACCGGCAGTTTCCTTTACGGTGGCTTGTTTTTTCATTACAACGATCATCATTACAGTTCTCCCGCGAGATCCGGACGGAGCCGCGACGCATCGCCGATGTAGAGGTGCTTGATCTGGTCCTGTGGCTTGTCGGTATTGACCATGATGAGAATGCGAATAACGCGCTGCAATGCGCCGGGAACGTCGATTTCGGTGGCGCACATCAACGGCACGGTCTTGAGTCCCATCTCGCGTACGGCATAGGCCGGATAATCAGCGGTGAGATCTTTTGTTGCCGTGATGAACACGGCGCCGATGTCGTCGATTTCGATGTCGTTCTTGGCGAACATGTGCACCAATAACTTGCGTGTGGCTTCGAAGATTGCCTCGCGCGAGTTTGCCGATGCGCAGATTGCGCCGCGCACACCGCGCATCATCGTTGTGACTCCAGATTCATGCGTGCCTCCGTCAAGAATTTAGAAACTGATGAGTAATTTCGTTTTGAACCGCTGCTGTCGATCAGTTGCAGGATCGCACTGCCGATAATGACGCCGTCGCTGAATGCGCCGATTTTGCCCGCCATTTCCGGCGTCGAAACACCGAATCCAACCGCAACCGGCGCCTTTGAATGCCTGCGCAGATTCGTTACTTGTTGTTTCAAGTCGCTGTGCATAGTCGCGCGTGCGCCGGTGGTGCCGGTGACGCTGACAAAATAGACAAAGCCCGAAGCGTCGCTTGCGATCGATAGTGCGCGCTCGGGTGGTGACGTTAAAGTTACTAACGGTATGAAGTCGATACCATGTTTGCGGCACGCGATTCGCAACTCGCTGCTTTCTTCGGGAATCATGTCGGGCACTATCAGGCCACTGACATTATTTGATGCACAGCGATTGACGAAAGAGTTGATTCCCGCTCTCAAGATGATGTTGGCATAGCACATCACAACGATTGACTGTGATACACTGCGACGCAGCGATGCAATTGCCGCGAATCCTTTGGCGACTGTGAAACCACGCTCCAGCGCAAGGTGCGACGCGCGCTGAATCACCGGACCATCTGCCAAAGGGTCGGAATGCGGAAAGCCAACTTCGATGATGTCCGCGCCGCTCGTGCTCAAACATTTCATAATCGACGGAAACTCGCGCATCGACGGATAGCCGCAAGTGATAAACGGCATCAGCGCAGCCCGGTTGTCGTCGCGGCATTTCGCAAAAGTCTCAGCGATGGTTGTCATCGTACTCCTTGACACTGCCCATATCTTTGTCGCCGCGACCGGATAGATTGACGATGATGGTCTTCTTGTCGCCGATCTTGCGGGCGAGTTTGCGTGCATAGGCAAGAGCGAAACTTGATTCGAGTGCGGGAATGATGCCCTCGTGTCGGCAAAGCTCTTTGAATGCAGAAACAGCTTCGCGGTCGAGTGCAGTGACATACTTCACGCGGCCGGAATCTTTGAGGAACGCGTGTTCCGGCCCGACGCCGGGATAGTCGAGTCCGGCGCTGATTGTTTCGGTGAGTTCAATCTGCCCGTCGCCATCCTGAAGCAGATAGCTCAACGCGCCGTGCAGTACACCCGGTGTTCCCTTGGCAAGCGGCGCGGCATGTTGACCCGGTTTCAGCGCTTGGCCGGCAGACTCGACACCGATCAGCGAAACATTCTTGTCGTTGAGAAATGCACTGAATATTCCCATCGCGTTTGAACCGCCGCCAATGCAGGCGACAACGTAGTCGGGCAGTTTGCCGGTTGACTTAAGCGACTGCGCGCGGGTTTCCTTGCCGATGACTGACTGAAACTCGCGGACGATTTTCGGATACGGATGCGGTCCGACGGTGGAACCGATGATGTAGTGCGTGGTGCCGACATTGGTGACCCAGTCGCGGATAGCTTCGGAGGTGGCTTCTTTCAGTGTTGCAAGACCGGCTGAGACTTCGCGGACTTCCGCGCCGAGCAGTTTCATGCGTTGAACGTTGGGGCTCTGACGTTTGGCATCGTGACTGCCCATGTAGACGACACATTCGAGCCCAAGCATTGCACATGCCGCAGCGGTTGCCGTGCCGTGTTGCCCGGCACCGGTTTCGGCGACAATACGTTTCTTGCCGATCCGTTTCGCGAGCAGTGCCTGGCCGAGGCAGTTATTGATTTTGTGCGCGCCGGTGTGGTTGAGGTCTTCCCGCTTGAGGAATATGCGCGCGCCTTTCCAGAGACGCGTAAGATTTTCTGCCGGATAGAGCGGTGTCGGGCGACCGCCGAAATCGCGCAGTAGTTGATCCAGTTGTGACTTGAAGCTGCGATCGCGCTGCGCCTGCGCAAATGCGCGCTCGACTTCATCGAGCGCCGCAACGAGCGTCTCCGGCACGAAGCGGCCGCCGTAGCGGCCATAGTAGCCTTTGCGTGACTTAGCGGGCATTCTTCACACTCTCGATAAATCGTCGTACGAGTTGGTGATCCTTCTTGCCGGGCGCGGCTTCGGTGCCGCGCGCGACGTCGACTCCCCAAGGCGCGAGTTCACTTACAATGGCGCCGACATTGTCGGGCGTCAATCGTCCCGCCAGAATGACCGCGTTGCCTACGGCATCTCTGTGGGGGGCGAGCTGTTCGCGCATTATTGACAAGTCGCTGTTCTTGAAATCGAGCAATGTCGGCATCGGGATTCGCGTCAGTTTGCCGTTGACAATGCCGTTCATCCAGATCGCGCGAATCCAACCAACGGCGGGCTGACGAACTTCGAGTTCGGTTGCGTCGAAATAGACTTGATAGTAGTCGAGAACAACGTCACAGTTCTGCGAGAAGTCGAGTAGGTCTTCCGCATTTGCAAATACGCCGACACATTGAATAGACGCGCCGATAGCTTCCCGCAGGCGCTCCAGTTGAACGTAGTTGACGCGTCGCGGTGAATCCGACAGAATGAATCCGACGAAGTCAGCTCCGGCATCGATGCAAACCTCCGCGTCTTCGACGGACGTCACGCCGCAAATTTTCGTCTTGGTCATTGTCCGCGCAGCTCCTTGATTTTTGTCTCGATGTCGTTCGCAGTCATAAGCGACGTTCCAATCAAGCAGGCGTGGGCTCCGGCGGATTGCATGCGCAGAATGTCGGCACGAGTGCGGATACCGCTCTCGGCGACTTTGATGACCTCCCCGGGGATGCGCTTGAGGATTCTTTCGCCCGTTGTAAGATCGATAGTCATTGTCTTGAGATTGCGATTATTCACGCCGATAATCCGGGCATTGGCAGCCAACGCGCGTGACAATTCGAATTCATCGTGCACTTCGACAAGAGCTTCGAGATGAAGCTCGTCCGACAACCGCAAAAGCTGGCGCAATTCCTGATGATCGAGAATCGCCACGATAAGAAGAACTGCCGAAGCGCCAAGCGCGGCAGCCTCGTGAATTTGCAGTGGGTCGACAATAAAGTCTTTGCGCAAGATTGGTATCGAGACACTCCCGGCTACTTGCTGCAAGTCCGAAAGCGAACCGCCAAAATGTTCTTGTTCGGTCAGCACTGATATTGCTGCGGCGCCGTTTTGCTCGTATGCCTGCGCTATCGAA
This is a stretch of genomic DNA from bacterium. It encodes these proteins:
- the aroH gene encoding chorismate mutase, with protein sequence MMRGVRGAICASANSREAIFEATRKLLVHMFAKNDIEIDDIGAVFITATKDLTADYPAYAVREMGLKTVPLMCATEIDVPGALQRVIRILIMVNTDKPQDQIKHLYIGDASRLRPDLAGEL
- a CDS encoding shikimate kinase; this translates as MSRSADKSNMFLAGMMGTGKTSTGRLVANALRFVFADTDTLIERRENMTVNEIFARHGEQYFRDREYDLLTELCEQDRQVIATGGGMLAVPENLTLAKKTDWWCF
- the aroC gene encoding chorismate synthase produces the protein MIRYLTAGESHGPGLTTIIEGIPAGLVLDVNAITIDLRRRQMGYGRGARMRIEQDTALVTAGLWDGETIGSPISIFIQNRDWKNWKDQTREKKVVPRPGHADLPAVLKYDFDDIQKAIERSSARETAARTAAGSVAKQFLAAFGINVYSHTRRIGSVLNETPVKFSSAKFKEIEKSPVRCADKGIERKMIRAIDSAVEQSDTLGGVSEIIVTGAPVGLGSYAQWDRRCDTRLAAAIMGVQSVKGVEIGDGIKSAELPGSQVHDPIKYSAKRGYYQASNNSGGIAGGISTGEEIVIRAFFKPISTLGKPLKTTNLTSKKTVDAPYVRSDICIVPAGGVVCEAVVALAIADMMSEKFGGDSIREARENFQAFLKHVKKR
- the trpB gene encoding tryptophan synthase subunit beta, whose translation is MPAKSRKGYYGRYGGRFVPETLVAALDEVERAFAQAQRDRSFKSQLDQLLRDFGGRPTPLYPAENLTRLWKGARIFLKREDLNHTGAHKINNCLGQALLAKRIGKKRIVAETGAGQHGTATAAACAMLGLECVVYMGSHDAKRQSPNVQRMKLLGAEVREVSAGLATLKEATSEAIRDWVTNVGTTHYIIGSTVGPHPYPKIVREFQSVIGKETRAQSLKSTGKLPDYVVACIGGGSNAMGIFSAFLNDKNVSLIGVESAGQALKPGQHAAPLAKGTPGVLHGALSYLLQDGDGQIELTETISAGLDYPGVGPEHAFLKDSGRVKYVTALDREAVSAFKELCRHEGIIPALESSFALAYARKLARKIGDKKTIIVNLSGRGDKDMGSVKEYDDNHR
- the aroQ gene encoding type II 3-dehydroquinate dehydratase, which translates into the protein MKKIIVINGPNLNLLGERQPEVYGKTTLPELERRLKKCGKSLGYQIDCFQFNSEGDIVDCVQKYRKGVAGIVMNPAGYSHTSIVILDALLAVEVPVVEVHISNIYKREEFRRKSITAAGCAGLISGLGITGYELAIQYIANTAKG
- a CDS encoding 3-dehydroquinate synthase, which encodes MHREETQDNHQLPQVKTSIEIGTGLVEEIARYAKSQAHSSTHFVVDANVVRLHGGDLLKSTLSKRTFYALPSGEKQKSINSAGKLLHWLHDQGADRRSLLIAIGGGVVTDLAGFAASTYMRGIDYVSLPTTLVGQVDAAIGGKTAINLGGSKNIAGTFYPPKRVFCDERFLATLRKNQLRDGLVEAFKIFAARDSKAFHKHTANLDDYLNGGDLSDLVAAAVRLKVDVVNRDPFEKDLRRVLNFGHTTGHAYEAVTGHSHGKSVAFGIIVALALSRKLSGLSGLDCDNVASPILSVYRRFALSEITPQVLWERVLHDKKKSGSTVNFVLLKRCGEHTVKSVDYSQFARAYEQTREMLEA
- a CDS encoding aminotransferase class IV, with the translated sequence MKFMYTNGKFHSPEQNNMSSMMQSVNYGTAAFEGMKAYYLEDKKNWYLYRPEKYYQRLVRSTKMLDIDFKVSEKEFIGIVAALIKKNNVKMDTYIRPVVYRSEKGVGLMRPSDYGLSIFIQSIPFSSANQYRCCFVSQKRPTDGTFAGKLTGNYLLSFFSAIEAKKKGYDVGILSSTEGHVSEASIMNLFFAKDGNLFTPSIDCGPLGGITRLSVMQLAKEQLGLKVTEGKFKREQLLKADEIFFTGTGSGVNFVKQLEKRKFNLARKDQIALEVARVFDEVTHQKIKKYADWLVPVK
- a CDS encoding phosphoribosylanthranilate isomerase yields the protein MTKTKICGVTSVEDAEVCIDAGADFVGFILSDSPRRVNYVQLERLREAIGASIQCVGVFANAEDLLDFSQNCDVVLDYYQVYFDATELEVRQPAVGWIRAIWMNGIVNGKLTRIPMPTLLDFKNSDLSIMREQLAPHRDAVGNAVILAGRLTPDNVGAIVSELAPWGVDVARGTEAAPGKKDHQLVRRFIESVKNAR
- a CDS encoding prephenate dehydrogenase; translated protein: MPLSDCKIGIVGLGQIGGSIAAALKRANPDLVITACDLSDALCRQAREQGLVNVIAVDTEDVADNSEIVIIALPVLQIAGVMKKHRTALSDKLLVTDTGSLKSEIVIAANECEMTNFVGGHPLAGTELRGAQSWNADLFRNANYFTTKSGTTKMQALELATELVDILGAKSLSINPEEHDRIFAVSSNLPHLFAYLLKSQFENETIVSAHGEAFACPSYRSATRVAKSDAEMVFQMLWGNRANLQASLAELRAGLDRAQKALDTGAEKEFRRIFGEEEQKSI
- the aroF gene encoding 3-deoxy-7-phosphoheptulonate synthase — protein: MIVVMKKQATVKETAGVIRHIEELGLKPHISQGEEKTIIGAVGDERSIEKELLLQLQGVEAVIPILKPYKLASLEFKPEPTVVSLNGTKIGNGTMTVMAGPCAVESYEQVLESAIAAKEAGARILRGGAFKPRTSPYSFQGMGRKGLEILARVRDEVGIPIVTECLSQDDVDLISDYADIIQIGARNMQNFAMLEKVGKQSRPVLLKRGMMSTIEELLMSAEYILANGNYNVILCERGIRTFEKFTRNTCDIAAVPGLKSLSHLPVILDPSHATGERHLILPVALAAVAAGADGLIIEIHPNPDKAMCDGYQSLNLDQFAALMKQVKNIAAAVGKTV
- a CDS encoding tryptophan synthase subunit alpha; the encoded protein is MTTIAETFAKCRDDNRAALMPFITCGYPSMREFPSIMKCLSTSGADIIEVGFPHSDPLADGPVIQRASHLALERGFTVAKGFAAIASLRRSVSQSIVVMCYANIILRAGINSFVNRCASNNVSGLIVPDMIPEESSELRIACRKHGIDFIPLVTLTSPPERALSIASDASGFVYFVSVTGTTGARATMHSDLKQQVTNLRRHSKAPVAVGFGVSTPEMAGKIGAFSDGVIIGSAILQLIDSSGSKRNYSSVSKFLTEARMNLESQR
- the trpC gene encoding indole-3-glycerol phosphate synthase TrpC, with the protein product MLDAIVTKVRANIENRSRTDWENEIAARAAKTVARQARFGEMISRPGGQLILEIKRKSPSAGTLSANVDVASIAQAYEQNGAAAISVLTEQEHFGGSLSDLQQVAGSVSIPILRKDFIVDPLQIHEAAALGASAVLLIVAILDHQELRQLLRLSDELHLEALVEVHDEFELSRALAANARIIGVNNRNLKTMTIDLTTGERILKRIPGEVIKVAESGIRTRADILRMQSAGAHACLIGTSLMTANDIETKIKELRGQ
- the aroA gene encoding 3-phosphoshikimate 1-carboxyvinyltransferase; the protein is MTKNLRGDIRVGGDKSISHRAIMLAALAKGKSLLNNLSRGDDVNATLALYQKLGMIAATDNGSVECVSAGFEALRTDEAILYCGNSGTTLRLSLGILAGLKVDCRLAGDDSLNRRPVRRVIEPLRQMGGDLATAAADDRPPVTVRGRRLHGINISTSVASAQAKSAILFAGLHAEGVTSVTEPEQSRNHTEIMLKHLGCNIDVEGRTSILSPVKRIDGFAYTVPGDISTAVFFIVAALAMPGSELIIRDVLLNETRTGALEILRGMGASIEQENLRSQHGEPVGDLVVKSTSLRGFDAANITTARYIDEVPALAVAAMFAEGKSSFHNIGELRVKESDRATAIVDVVKAFGGSAELTGDTLHIQGGLGAHKGNAAHLGDHRIAMMIEIINLINTGNVSGEYGDTISVSAPEFYELMKTLES